The nucleotide sequence AACATTGTGGCAGCCATATAAAGAGCAAAATGTTTGGAAAATTAGCAGCAACACAACGGAAATGGACAAAGCAGCAGTCAAAAATTTCCAAGAAAGGTAGATGTTTTTCTTCAACCCTCTATGAGCCCTAACTATTAGCATCTGGTCATAATACTTGTTGACTTCCTCCATGGCAATCTCCACATTAGAACTTCTACTAGACCTCACAAATGACATTTGCATAGTACTGAACAAACAGGCAACTTCATTATCAGTCAAATCCCCTTTGATAACACCATTTTGCTTTAGCAACCTCACATTCTCAGCAGTATCTGCAATCCCATTCATTAGATTGATGTATCTGGCAAATTCGAGCTTGGATTTGGACATGGCAGCTTCATAGATCACCAAGTTTCTAAGTATGACTTCTGAACCAGCATTCACAGTGATCACAGGAAGGTACAAAGTTGAAGCAGCTTGTTCAAATTTAATCCTACTGATACCCTCATGGATGGGGCTGCATCTGATTCTCGCACAATGCCATAATCGGGATGCTGATGGGATGGTGATCATCTCATTCTCTTTGTCTTCATTTCTTTGCGTACCTTTCCTAAATAGCCCGGAAATCGTGGACCATGGCATGTTTGCTACAACCTGGTCGATGGGCTTTACAATTTTTTGCACGTTTCTGGGACCTATATTCTCCACGACCTCCAAGATTGTTTCGAAGTTGTGAATGATGCCTCCATGTGTATCTCGATCTTGATGATcaccatcatcttcttcttcatttataTTGTCATGTTTGATAATGATGGCTGGCATTTCCATTGGAATAGAAGCATAATCTACACGATCATTTAGGATTAAACGATACATAAGATCAAGCAAGTGAAAAGGCTGAGTTCCTTGAACTTTTTTAGAGTGATCATTTGTAGGCAAAGCAAGTGGGGAATGCATTTCACAAAAGCGCCTAAACATGGAAACTAACTCGCTATCTTCTCTATCCTCAGGGGAAGATAGACAGAGAAACTTTCTGATTTGCTTCAAGACAAAAAaagggatttggttctcgagcaTCATGAGGTCTCGGGTGAAAATGGTGTCAATAATCTCCTGATGATCATGCACATTGTCATACGATGAACGAAGGATGTTAAGCAAGAACAGACCATCTATGGCTACTATCCAAGCTAAAGTCTCCTCATCTATGTCCATGAACCGGTTATGACAAGCACGAACAACGAGGTCATTTTCTCTCAGTTTGTCGATCAAGAGGTGCttgaaattgaggatttgagcTGGTTCAAGAATCTCCTTAATGGCAGCAAGTTTGTACCTTTCCATTTGATATAGGTCTGGCCTTAAATGGTGATATGGTCCCATGCCAATGAGTTGAGGAGTATAGGCTTCTGGTTTTTGGTCACTTAGTGTTTTGGGCACCTGAAGAACACAGACAGGAGGAAGAAGATTTAAGTCAATGGCAACTTCTTTCTTCAGGGCATTGCTTATGCGTTCTGTCCATCTCCTGGCGCTTGAATTTGAGGTAACAATTGGATCCAATGCCATGTTTATTTGTTAGCTATTATTTGGTAAAACAATGACCaaggtatatgtatatatatatagatggtGTGTGGGAAGTTTTATGTCACGTTTTGTTAATGAGTTTTGAAAATTGATGAATAGTATATAGTAGATTATCAATGATTAGTTTGTTGCTAATTTAACAAGAAAGGAACCTAAGAAAAGTAGTGGAGATAGGGAGTTTCTT is from Nicotiana tabacum cultivar K326 chromosome 18, ASM71507v2, whole genome shotgun sequence and encodes:
- the LOC107774106 gene encoding putative UPF0481 protein At3g02645; the encoded protein is MALDPIVTSNSSARRWTERISNALKKEVAIDLNLLPPVCVLQVPKTLSDQKPEAYTPQLIGMGPYHHLRPDLYQMERYKLAAIKEILEPAQILNFKHLLIDKLRENDLVVRACHNRFMDIDEETLAWIVAIDGLFLLNILRSSYDNVHDHQEIIDTIFTRDLMMLENQIPFFVLKQIRKFLCLSSPEDREDSELVSMFRRFCEMHSPLALPTNDHSKKVQGTQPFHLLDLMYRLILNDRVDYASIPMEMPAIIIKHDNINEEEDDGDHQDRDTHGGIIHNFETILEVVENIGPRNVQKIVKPIDQVVANMPWSTISGLFRKGTQRNEDKENEMITIPSASRLWHCARIRCSPIHEGISRIKFEQAASTLYLPVITVNAGSEVILRNLVIYEAAMSKSKLEFARYINLMNGIADTAENVRLLKQNGVIKGDLTDNEVACLFSTMQMSFVRSSRSSNVEIAMEEVNKYYDQMLIVRAHRGLKKNIYLSWKFLTAALSISVVLLLIFQTFCSLYGCHNVWGNRK